A single window of Actinoallomurus bryophytorum DNA harbors:
- the kdpA gene encoding potassium-transporting ATPase subunit KdpA, with amino-acid sequence MSTTTAGILFAGSLVLALALAYRPLGDYMYRVFTGVRHSRPERLIYRLIGVRPDAEQTWSVYARSVLAFSAISILFLYGLQRLQNHLLLSLGFKPVMTHQAWNTAISFTTNTNWQSYSGESTMGHLVQMAGLAVQNFVSASVGIAVAIVLIRGFARKRTDHLGNFWVDLIRANLRILLPLAVVSAIVLIAGGAVQNFHDPHTVQTLAGAKQSITGGPVASQEAIKELGTNGGGFYNANSAHPFENPTTWTNWIEIFLLAVVSFSLPRTFGRMVGSNKQGYAIVSVMATLAVLSMTLIMSFQLMHHGTVPTAIGSSMEGVETRFGVANSATFADLTTLTSTGAVNSFHDSYTSLGGMMTMFNMMLGEVAPGGTGSGLYGLLILAVITVFVAGLMVGRTPEYLGKKISSREIKFAATYFLITPICVLVGTAFAMGLPGERASMLNTGPHGLSEVLYAFTSASNNNGSAFAGITVNTTWYDTALGLAMVFGRFLPIIFVLALAGSLARQGLTPASEGTLPTHRPQFVAMVAGVTVILVALTFLPALALGPLAEGIH; translated from the coding sequence ATGAGTACAACGACCGCGGGGATCCTGTTCGCCGGATCCCTCGTGCTCGCTCTGGCCCTGGCCTACCGGCCGCTGGGCGACTACATGTACCGGGTCTTCACCGGCGTGCGGCACTCGCGCCCGGAGAGACTGATCTACCGGCTGATCGGCGTGAGGCCGGACGCCGAGCAGACCTGGAGTGTCTACGCCCGCAGCGTGCTCGCCTTCTCGGCGATCTCGATCCTGTTCCTGTACGGCCTGCAGCGCCTGCAGAACCACCTGCTGCTCAGCCTCGGCTTCAAGCCGGTCATGACGCACCAGGCATGGAACACCGCCATCAGCTTCACCACCAACACCAACTGGCAGTCCTACTCCGGCGAGTCGACCATGGGCCATCTGGTGCAGATGGCCGGGCTCGCCGTGCAGAACTTCGTGTCCGCCTCCGTTGGTATCGCCGTCGCGATCGTCTTGATCCGGGGGTTCGCCCGCAAGCGGACCGACCACCTCGGCAACTTCTGGGTGGACCTGATCCGTGCCAACCTGCGGATCCTGCTGCCGCTCGCCGTCGTCAGCGCGATCGTCTTGATCGCGGGCGGCGCGGTGCAGAACTTCCACGACCCGCACACCGTCCAGACCCTGGCCGGCGCCAAGCAGTCGATCACCGGCGGCCCGGTGGCCTCCCAGGAGGCGATCAAGGAGCTCGGCACCAACGGCGGTGGCTTCTACAACGCCAACTCCGCGCACCCGTTCGAGAACCCGACGACCTGGACGAACTGGATCGAGATCTTCCTGCTGGCCGTCGTCAGCTTCAGCCTGCCCCGGACGTTCGGCCGGATGGTCGGCAGCAACAAGCAGGGCTACGCGATCGTCTCGGTGATGGCGACCCTCGCGGTCCTCAGCATGACGCTGATCATGTCGTTCCAGCTCATGCACCACGGGACCGTCCCGACCGCCATCGGCTCGTCCATGGAGGGCGTCGAGACGAGGTTCGGCGTGGCCAACTCGGCGACCTTTGCGGACCTCACCACTCTTACTTCTACTGGCGCCGTCAACTCCTTCCACGACTCGTACACGAGCCTCGGCGGCATGATGACGATGTTCAACATGATGCTCGGCGAGGTCGCGCCGGGCGGTACCGGCTCGGGCCTGTACGGGTTGCTCATCCTCGCGGTGATCACGGTGTTCGTCGCCGGTCTGATGGTCGGCCGTACGCCGGAGTACCTCGGCAAGAAGATCAGCAGCCGTGAGATCAAGTTCGCCGCGACCTACTTCCTGATCACCCCGATCTGCGTCCTCGTCGGCACCGCCTTCGCGATGGGGCTCCCGGGTGAGCGCGCGAGCATGCTGAACACCGGCCCGCACGGGCTCTCGGAGGTGCTGTACGCCTTCACGTCGGCGTCCAACAACAACGGCTCGGCGTTCGCCGGCATCACCGTCAACACGACCTGGTACGACACGGCCCTCGGCCTGGCGATGGTGTTCGGGCGGTTCCTGCCGATCATCTTCGTCCTCGCCCTGGCCGGGTCCCTGGCACGTCAGGGGCTGACCCCGGCGTCGGAGGGCACCCTGCCCACCCATCGTCCCCAGTTCGTCGCGATGGTCGCGGGCGTCACGGTCATCCTCGTCGCTCTCACCTTCCTCCCGGCGCTCGCGCTCGGGCCGTTGGCCGAAGGAATCCACTAA
- a CDS encoding IS110 family transposase: MGGVDTHHDTHHAAVELMNGGRIADADFPATVEGYARLLAWMEGFGRIHAVGVEGTGSYGAGLTRYLRGQGVTVVEVNRPDRRQRRSVGKSDPLDAYAAADAVLAGRARALPKGNDGIAESIRVLHLTRTGAIKARTAAINELRAVLVTAPAQLREHLTGKPTPALISACARLRPGTDLTDPLHATKHALRALAHRHQHLTTEIDGLNLHLKALITQTRPDLLAIYGVGVETAAQLLITCGDNPDRLTTPAAFAALCGVAPIPASSGKTTRHRLSRGGDRQANRALYLITITRMSHCARTRTYIQRRTSQGKPKPEIIRCLKRYLARELYKALTSTNTTPSDLPAAA; this comes from the coding sequence GTGGGTGGGGTCGACACCCACCACGACACCCATCACGCCGCGGTGGAGTTGATGAACGGCGGCCGGATCGCGGACGCGGACTTCCCCGCCACGGTTGAGGGCTATGCGCGGTTGCTGGCCTGGATGGAAGGCTTCGGCCGGATCCACGCGGTCGGGGTGGAGGGCACCGGCTCCTACGGAGCGGGCCTGACCCGGTACCTGCGCGGTCAAGGTGTCACCGTGGTGGAGGTGAACCGGCCCGACCGCCGTCAGCGCCGCAGTGTCGGTAAGTCCGATCCGTTGGATGCTTATGCCGCCGCTGATGCGGTGCTGGCCGGCCGCGCCCGCGCACTGCCCAAAGGCAACGACGGGATCGCCGAATCGATCCGGGTGCTGCACCTGACCCGGACCGGAGCCATCAAGGCCCGCACCGCAGCCATCAACGAACTACGAGCCGTGCTGGTCACCGCACCGGCACAACTTCGCGAACACCTCACCGGCAAACCCACCCCGGCACTGATCAGCGCATGCGCACGGCTGCGCCCAGGCACCGACCTGACCGACCCGCTCCACGCCACCAAACACGCCCTCCGCGCGCTGGCCCACCGCCACCAGCACCTGACCACCGAAATCGATGGTCTCAACCTGCACCTGAAAGCCTTGATCACCCAGACCCGCCCCGACCTGCTCGCCATTTACGGCGTCGGGGTCGAGACCGCCGCACAGCTGCTGATCACCTGCGGCGACAACCCCGACCGCCTCACCACCCCAGCCGCCTTCGCCGCTCTGTGCGGGGTGGCCCCGATCCCTGCTTCCAGTGGCAAGACCACCCGGCACCGGCTCTCACGCGGCGGAGACCGCCAAGCCAACCGCGCCCTCTACCTGATCACCATCACCCGCATGAGCCACTGCGCCCGAACCCGAACCTACATCCAACGCCGCACCAGCCAAGGCAAACCCAAACCCGAGATCATCCGCTGCCTCAAACGCTACCTCGCACGCGAACTCTACAAAGCCCTCACCAGCACAAACACCACACCCAGCGACCTACCAGCCGCCGCTTGA
- the kdpF gene encoding K(+)-transporting ATPase subunit F: protein MSAENLIGLILSVVLFVFLIAALLFPERF, encoded by the coding sequence ATGAGTGCAGAGAACCTGATCGGGCTGATCCTCTCCGTCGTCCTCTTCGTCTTCCTGATCGCCGCCCTACTGTTCCCGGAGCGCTTCTAG